One part of the Aspergillus luchuensis IFO 4308 DNA, chromosome 5, nearly complete sequence genome encodes these proteins:
- a CDS encoding thiamine-triphosphatase (COG:S;~EggNog:ENOG410PPA6;~InterPro:IPR012177,IPR039582,IPR033469;~go_function: GO:0050333 - thiamin-triphosphatase activity [Evidence IEA];~go_process: GO:0006772 - thiamine metabolic process [Evidence IEA]), with the protein MAPFRLLTLEVERKFSRLAVQPLTLAGGHPPFRSLRYLGLRSMHDIYYDLDGLLSSKGIWVRKRDGDWEAKIKDGRNFQNSRFMEMRNPEEISRHLKLSTGISQTELTNFGLRELASFTTFRQSWVADDDFTIVQDTMDFDNHMVGEVELQCTLPRSPSSIRTTEEERALRLEEMDSRIRRFMTRYAWAFHVGQPKGKLAAFLERSSN; encoded by the coding sequence ATGGCCCCCTTCAGGCTGCTCACCTTAGAGGTAGAACGCAAGTTCAGCCGACTTGCCGTGCAGCCATTGACTCTTGCCGGAGGACACCCGCCATTTCGAAGTCTGCGGTACTTGGGTTTACGCTCCATGCATGATATATACTACGATTTAGATGGCCTGCTATCCTCGAAAGGCATTTGGGTCCGCAAGAGGGACGGTGACTGGGAAGCCAAAATAAAAGATGGCAGAAATTTCCAGAATTCTAGGTTCATGGAGATGCGCAACCCAGAGGAAATCTCTCGTCACCTGAAACTTTCTACGGGTATTAGCCAAACTGAACTCACCAACTTTGGGCTACGGGAGTTGGCTTCATTTACAACATTTCGGCAAAGCTGGGTCGCCGACGATGACTTCACAATTGTTCAGGACACCATGGATTTCGACAATCATATGGTCGGGGAGGTTGAGCTGCAATGTACTCTCCCAAGGAGTCCTAGTTCTATCCGTACTACCGAGGAAGAACGCGCTCTGagactggaggagatggactCCCGGATCCGCAGATTCATGACTCGTTATGCATGGGCATTTCATGTAGGTCAACCGAAGGGCAAGCTTGCAGCATTCCTCGAGAGGTCATCAAATTGA